A stretch of DNA from Pseudonocardia hierapolitana:
TACCCGGTCTCCGCGACGGCCCGCAGCACCCGCTCCCGCGTCTCGGGAGGGGGCGGCTTCGCGCCTCCCCTCCGCCCGGAGAGCACGTAGGAGACCGTGGCGGTGGAGACGCCCGCGCGCTCGGCGATGTCGCGTTGGGTGGGGCGGCGCGGCGGCACGCCGAAGACCGTAACCCGGCTTTACAGCGGAGGCGAGAACCCCTACCGTGCCGTGTTAATCGAATAACACGGGAGGCAGCGATGGCGCAGCGACCGACCACCCAACCCATGCCCAAGGTGGTGGCGGCGAGCCTCTCCGGCGCGATGCTCGAGTGGTACGACTTCAACCTCTACGGGATCTCGGCGGCGCTGGTCTTCAGCAAGCTCTTCTTCCCCGACATCGACCCCGTCCTCGGCACCCTCGCATCGCTCGCGACGTTCGGCGTCGGGTTCGTGTCCCGTCCCATCGGGGCGCTCGTCTTCGGCCACCTCGGCGACCGCCTGGGCCGCAAGCAGGTGCTCGTGACCACGATGATGATCATCGGGACGGCGACGTTCCTCATCGGGCTGCTGCCCGACTACCACACGATCGGTCTCTGGGCCCCGGCGCTGCTCGTGCTCCTGCGGCTCGTGCAGGGGCTCGGGCTCGGCGGCGAGTTCGGCGGGGCGTCGCTGCTCACGGTGGAGCACGCGCCGCGCCACCGCCGCGGGTTCTGGGGCAGCCTCCCGCAGACCGGCGGCCGATCGGCTACCTGATCGCCGTCTGCGTGGTCAGCCTGTTCGCCGCACTGCCGGAGGAGCAGTTCCTGTCGTGGGGCTGGCGGGTCCCGTTCCTGTTCAGCGCGGTACTGCTGGTCGTCGGCCTCGTCGTCCGGCTCAAGATCCAGGAGACG
This window harbors:
- a CDS encoding MFS transporter, with the protein product MAQRPTTQPMPKVVAASLSGAMLEWYDFNLYGISAALVFSKLFFPDIDPVLGTLASLATFGVGFVSRPIGALVFGHLGDRLGRKQVLVTTMMIIGTATFLIGLLPDYHTIGLWAPALLVLLRLVQGLGLGGEFGGASLLTVEHAPRHRRGFWGSLPQTGGRSAT